One Camelina sativa cultivar DH55 chromosome 3, Cs, whole genome shotgun sequence genomic window carries:
- the LOC104778513 gene encoding ATPase GET3-like isoform X2: MAADMPEATVRNILDQESLKWVFVGGKGGVGKTTCSSILAICLASVRSSVLIISTDPAHNLSDAFQKRFTKSPTLVQGFSNLFAMEVDPTVETDDMAGPEGMDGLFSDLANAIPGIDEAMSFAEMLKLVQTMDYATIVFDTAPTGHTLRLLQFPATLEKGLSKLMSLKSRFGGLMTQMSRMFGIEDEFGEDALLGRLEGLKEVIEQVNRQFKDPDMTTFVCVCIPEFLSLYETERLVQELAKFEIDTHNIIINQVLYDDEDVESKLLRARMRMQQKYLDQFYMLYDDFNITKLPLLPEEVTGVEALKAFSHKFLTPYHPPTSRSNVEDLERKVHTLRLQLKTAEEELERIKSG; encoded by the exons ATGGCGGCGGATATGCCGGAGGCAACAGTACGGAACATTCTAGACCAAGAGTCACTAAAATGGGTTTTCGTCGGAGGTAAAGGAGGTGTCGGGAAGACGACTTGCAGTTCGATTCTCGCAATTTGTCTGGCCAGTGTTCGATCCTCCGTTCTCATCATCTCCACCGACCCTGCTCACAACCTTAGTGATGCGTTTCAGAAGCGCTTCACTAAATCCCCCACTTTGGTTCAAGGTTTCTCTAATCTCTTTGCCATG GAGGTGGATCCTACCGTTGAAACTGATGACATGGCTGGTCCAGAAGGCATGGATGGTTTATTCTCTGATTTGGCTAATGCGATTCCTGGCATCGATGAGGCCATGAGTTTTGCTGAGATGTTGAA GTTGGTGCAAACAATGGATTATGCAACTATTGTGTTTGACACTGCTCCAACTGGAC ATACTCTCCGCCTGTTACAGTTTCCAGCCACACTAGAAAAGGGACTTTCCAAGTTGATGTCATTGAAGAGTAGATTTGGTGGCTTGATGACTCAG ATGAGCCGTATGTTTGGCATAGAGGATGAGTTTGGAGAGGATGCTCTGTTGGGAAGACTTGAGGGCTTGAAAGAAGTGATTGAGCAAGTAAATCGGCAATTCAAAGACCCG GATATGACAACGTTTGTTTGTGTCTGCATCCCCGAGTTCTTGTCTCTCTATGAAACAGAGAGACTTGTTCAGGAACTCGCCAAGTTTGAGATCGACACACATAACATTATCATCAACCAAGTACTATACGACGACGAAG ATGTGGAATCCAAGTTGCTCAGAGCAAGGATGCGGATGCAACAGAAGTATCTTGATCAATTTTATATGCTATACGATGATTTCAATATCACAAAACTTCCTCTGCTTCCTGAAGAG GTGACAGGGGTTGAAGCGTTAAAGGCGTTTTCACATAAGTTCTTGACGCCGTACCATCCTCCGACTAGCAGAAGCAATGTAGAAGATCTGGAGCGGAAAGTACACACATTGCGTTTGCAGTTGAAAACAGctgaagaagaacttgaacGGATCAAGAGTGGCTGA
- the LOC104778513 gene encoding ATPase GET3-like isoform X1, with translation MAADMPEATVRNILDQESLKWVFVGGKGGVGKTTCSSILAICLASVRSSVLIISTDPAHNLSDAFQKRFTKSPTLVQGFSNLFAMEVDPTVETDDMAGPEGMDGLFSDLANAIPGIDEAMSFAEMLKLVQTMDYATIVFDTAPTGHTLRLLQFPATLEKGLSKLMSLKSRFGGLMTQMSRMFGIEDEFGEDALLGRLEGLKEVIEQVNRQFKDPDMTTFVCVCIPEFLSLYETERLVQELAKFEIDTHNIIINQVLYDDEDVESKLLRARMRMQQKYLDQFYMLYDDFNITKLPLLPEEVTGVEALKAFSHKFLTPYHPPTSRSNVEDLERKVHTLRLQLKTAEEELERIKSG, from the exons ATGGCGGCGGATATGCCGGAGGCAACAGTACGGAACATTCTAGACCAAGAGTCACTAAAATGGGTTTTCGTCGGAGGTAAAGGAGGTGTCGGGAAGACGACTTGCAGTTCGATTCTCGCAATTTGTCTGGCCAGTGTTCGATCCTCCGTTCTCATCATCTCCACCGACCCTGCTCACAACCTTAGTGATGCGTTTCAGAAGCGCTTCACTAAATCCCCCACTTTGGTTCAAGGTTTCTCTAATCTCTTTGCCATG GAGGTGGATCCTACCGTTGAAACTGATGACATGGCTGGTCCAGAAGGCATGGATGGTTTATTCTCTGATTTGGCTAATGCGATTCCTGGCATCGATGAGGCCATGAGTTTTGCTGAGATGTTGAA GTTGGTGCAAACAATGGATTATGCAACTATTGTGTTTGACACTGCTCCAACTGGACATACTCTCCGCCTGTTACAGTTTCCAGCCACACTAGAAAAGGGACTTTCCAAGTTGATGTCATTGAAGAGTAGATTTGGTGGCTTGATGACTCAG ATGAGCCGTATGTTTGGCATAGAGGATGAGTTTGGAGAGGATGCTCTGTTGGGAAGACTTGAGGGCTTGAAAGAAGTGATTGAGCAAGTAAATCGGCAATTCAAAGACCCG GATATGACAACGTTTGTTTGTGTCTGCATCCCCGAGTTCTTGTCTCTCTATGAAACAGAGAGACTTGTTCAGGAACTCGCCAAGTTTGAGATCGACACACATAACATTATCATCAACCAAGTACTATACGACGACGAAG ATGTGGAATCCAAGTTGCTCAGAGCAAGGATGCGGATGCAACAGAAGTATCTTGATCAATTTTATATGCTATACGATGATTTCAATATCACAAAACTTCCTCTGCTTCCTGAAGAG GTGACAGGGGTTGAAGCGTTAAAGGCGTTTTCACATAAGTTCTTGACGCCGTACCATCCTCCGACTAGCAGAAGCAATGTAGAAGATCTGGAGCGGAAAGTACACACATTGCGTTTGCAGTTGAAAACAGctgaagaagaacttgaacGGATCAAGAGTGGCTGA
- the LOC104778513 gene encoding ATPase asna1-like isoform X3, with amino-acid sequence MRFRSASLNPPLWFKVSLISLPWLVQTMDYATIVFDTAPTGHTLRLLQFPATLEKGLSKLMSLKSRFGGLMTQMSRMFGIEDEFGEDALLGRLEGLKEVIEQVNRQFKDPDMTTFVCVCIPEFLSLYETERLVQELAKFEIDTHNIIINQVLYDDEDVESKLLRARMRMQQKYLDQFYMLYDDFNITKLPLLPEEVTGVEALKAFSHKFLTPYHPPTSRSNVEDLERKVHTLRLQLKTAEEELERIKSG; translated from the exons ATGCGTTTCAGAAGCGCTTCACTAAATCCCCCACTTTGGTTCAAGGTTTCTCTAATCTCTTTGCCATG GTTGGTGCAAACAATGGATTATGCAACTATTGTGTTTGACACTGCTCCAACTGGACATACTCTCCGCCTGTTACAGTTTCCAGCCACACTAGAAAAGGGACTTTCCAAGTTGATGTCATTGAAGAGTAGATTTGGTGGCTTGATGACTCAG ATGAGCCGTATGTTTGGCATAGAGGATGAGTTTGGAGAGGATGCTCTGTTGGGAAGACTTGAGGGCTTGAAAGAAGTGATTGAGCAAGTAAATCGGCAATTCAAAGACCCG GATATGACAACGTTTGTTTGTGTCTGCATCCCCGAGTTCTTGTCTCTCTATGAAACAGAGAGACTTGTTCAGGAACTCGCCAAGTTTGAGATCGACACACATAACATTATCATCAACCAAGTACTATACGACGACGAAG ATGTGGAATCCAAGTTGCTCAGAGCAAGGATGCGGATGCAACAGAAGTATCTTGATCAATTTTATATGCTATACGATGATTTCAATATCACAAAACTTCCTCTGCTTCCTGAAGAG GTGACAGGGGTTGAAGCGTTAAAGGCGTTTTCACATAAGTTCTTGACGCCGTACCATCCTCCGACTAGCAGAAGCAATGTAGAAGATCTGGAGCGGAAAGTACACACATTGCGTTTGCAGTTGAAAACAGctgaagaagaacttgaacGGATCAAGAGTGGCTGA
- the LOC104758464 gene encoding subtilisin-like protease SBT1.1, with protein sequence MCYIPRNMSPKNHRLLLLLLHRFLLMLFLFPSNDDNRPMMFFRSLIFFFLIIFFFFFTSNASSLKQTYVIHTATTTTKHVVTSLLDSLQTETIHEDDDFSIPEIHYIYENAMSGFSATLTDDQLETVKNTKGFISAYPDELLSLHTTYSHEFLGLEYGIGLWNETSLSSDVIIGLVDTGISPEHVTFRDTHMTPVPSRWRGSCDHGTNFSSSSCNKKIIGASAFYKGYESIVGKINETTDFRSARDAQGHGTHTASTAAGDMVPKASYFGQGRGLATGMRFTSRIAAYKACWALGCANTDVIAAIDKAISDGVDVISLSLGGSSRPFYVDPIAIAGFGAMQKNIFVSCSAGNSGPIASTVSNGAPWLMTVAASYTDRTFPAIVLIGNRKRIVGSSLYKGKSLKNLSLAFNTTAGGGRRGGAEYCVRDSLKRELVEGKIVICLRGASGRTAKGEEVKRSGGAAMLLVSTEAEGEELLADPHVLPAVSIGASDGKTLLSYLSGAANATASLRFRGTAYGATAPIVAAFSSRGPSVAGPEISKPDIAAPGLNILAGWSPFSGPSLLRSDPRRVQFNIISGTSMACPHVSGIAALIKSVHGDWSPAMIKSAIMTTARITDNRNRPIGDMGVGRDSAATAFALGAGQVEPTRAVDPGLVYDTSTVDYLNYLCSLNYTSERILLFSGTRYTCPTTGGVVLSPGDLNYPSFAVNFVNGATTARYKRAVTNVGSPACEYMAHVEEPRGVKVRVEPQVLKFQKVRERLSYTVTFVPEASTNSSSSSFGALVWICDKYKVRSPIAVTWE encoded by the exons ATGTGTTATATACCCCGAAATATGAGTCCTAAGAATCacaggttgttgttgttgttgttacatcGCTTTCTTTTAATGCTCTTCTTGTTTCCCTCTAACGACGACAACCGTCCGATGATGTTCTTCAGatcattaattttcttctttctcatcatcttcttcttcttcttcacatcaaatGCTTCCTCCCTCAAACAAACCTACGTGATCCACACTGCAACAACCACTACCAAACACGTCGTTACTTCGCTTTTGGATTCACTCCAAACAGAGACTATTCACGAGGACGATGATTTCTCTATCCCCGAGATTCACTATATTTACGAAAATGCCATGTCCGGCTTCTCCGCGACTCTCACCGACGACCAGCTCGAGACCGTGAAGAACACAAAAGGGTTTATCTCGGCTTATCCAGACGAGCTCTTATCTCTACACACGACATATTCTCACGAGTTTCTAGGTCTTGAATATGGGATCGGACTTTGGAACGAGACGAGCCTATCTTCGGACGTCATCATCGGCCTTGTGGACACAGGGATCTCGCCGGAGCACGTGACCTTCCGAGACACGCACATGACTCCTGTCCCGTCTAGATGGAGAGGTTCGTGCGACCATGGCACAAACTTCTCTTCATCATCGTGTAACAAGAAGATCATCGGGGCTAGCGCGTTTTACAAAGGCTACGAATCCATCGTTGGAAAAATCAACGAAACCACTGATTTCAG gtcgGCTCGAGACGCACAAGGACATGGGACGCATACAGCCTCGACTGCTGCCGGAGACATGGTCCCGAAAGCGAGTTATTTCGGGCAAGGCAGAGGTTTGGCTACGGGGATGAGGTTTACTTCGAGGATTGCTGCATACAAAGCTTGTTGGGCACTAGGATGTGCCAACACCGACGTAATCGCAGCCATTGACAAAGCGATTTCAGACGGTGTGGATGTGATCTCTCTGTCGCTAGGTGGGTCGTCACGACCGTTTTATGTCGACCCAATAGCGATCGCTGGGTTTGGAGCGATGCAGAAGAACATTTTCGTTTCTTGCTCTGCGGGTAATTCAGGTCCAATTGCATCCACAGTGAGTAATGGAGCTCCGTGGTTGATGACCGTCGCTGCGAGTTACACGGACCGGACTTTTCCGGCGATTGTCCTGATCGGGAACCGTAAAAGGATAGTTGGATCATCCTTGTACAAAGGGAAAAGCTTAAAGAATCTGTCTTTAGCGTTTAACACAACAGCCGGAGGAGGCAGAAGGGGAGGAGCCGAGTACTGCGTTCGGGACTCGCTCAAGAGAGAACTCGTCGAGGGTAAAATCGTCATTTGCTTAAGAGGAGCCAGCGGCAGAACGGCCAAAGGTGAGGAGGTGAAACGGAGCGGAGGAGCAGCGATGCTTCTGGTGAGCACAGAGGCCGAAGGAGAGGAGCTTCTAGCTGATCCTCACGTTTTACCGGCGGTCTCAATTGGTGCTTCCGACGGTAAAACCTTGCTGAGCTATCTCTCCGGCGCAGCGAACGCCACCGCGTCTCTTCGATTCAGAGGAACCGCGTACGGTGCAACCGCCCCGATCGTGGCCGCGTTCTCATCAAGAGGACCTAGCGTCGCCGGACCGGAAATTTCTAAACCGGACATAGCGGCTCCCGGTTTGAACATCCTCGCCGGTTGGTCGCCGTTCTCGGGACCTAGCCTCCTCAGATCCGATCCAAGACGGGTCCAATTCAATATCATCTCTGGAACCTCCATGGCTTGTCCACACGTCAGCGGAATCGCCGCTCTAATCAAGTCCGTCCACGGGGACTGGTCACCGGCGATGATAAAATCGGCAATCATGACGACGGCGAGGATCACCGACAACAGGAACCGACCGATCGGAGATATGGGGGTGGGACGTGATTCGGCGGCCACGGCGTTTGCGCTAGGAGCGGGACAGGTGGAGCCAACGAGAGCGGTAGATCCGGGGCTGGTATACGATACATCCACCGTCGATTATCTCAACTACTTGTGCAGCTTGAATTACACGAGCGAGAGGATACTCTTGTTCTCCGGCACGAGATACACGTGTCCTACTACTGGCGGCGTCGTTTTGAGCCCCGGCGATTTGAACTATCCCTCGTTCGCGGTCAACTTCGTCAATGGCGCCACAACGGCGAGATATAAGAGGGCTGTGACGAACGTTGGGTCACCTGCTTGTGAGTATATGGCCCACGTTGAGGAACCCAGAGGTGTGAAGGTGAGAGTGGAGCCGCAAGTTCTCAAGTTTCAGAAGGTGAGAGAGAGGTTGAGTTATACGGTCACGTTTGTTCCAGAAGCTTCGACGAattcgtcatcttcttcctttggagCTTTGGTTTGGATATGTGACAAGTACAAGGTCAGAAGCCCTATCGCCGTGACGTGGGAATAA
- the LOC104778514 gene encoding flap endonuclease GEN-like 1, translating into MRFRVLQFGAYPVFVXAGKVRISRFFRSSGIDTSNLPAIKEGVSVERNKLFCEWVGECVALLELLGIPVLKAKGEAEALCAQLNSEGYVDACITPDSDAFLFGAKCVIKDIKPNSREPFECYHMSDIESGLGLKRKHLIGISLLVGNDYDSGGVLGIGVENALRIVREFSEDEIFERLQDIGKGLKPAVLGGTKPVDDGEESLSEMKKRSSHCSRCGHLGSKRTHFKSSCEHCVCDSGCIKKPLGFRCECSLCSMDRDLKEQKKTENWWIKVCDKIAQGPEFPNKGIIELFLSDGFTEDGSSMSWGTPDTEMLVDFLVFKLHWDPSYVRKMLLPMLSTIYLRERARNNTENALLCDKYEFHSIKCIKTRYGHQFFVIRWRKLISTSGFTHGDREIVIVEEEVVEDEESGDPLDGLNEPQVQDDNGDCFLLTDECIGLVQCAFPDETEQFLREKKLRELTKKNVSEETATPRATTTMGVQRSITDFYRSTKAKAAAQKSIDAGGSSRASSSAEKKRQATSTSSSNLSKSVRRRLLFG; encoded by the exons atgcggtttagggttttgcaGTTTGGAGCGTACCCGGTTTTTGTGGNTGCCGGAAAAGTCCG GATCTCCAGGTTTTTCCGGTCTTCTGGAATTGATACTTCGAATCTCCCTGCAATCAAAGAAGGCGTCTCCGTTGAGAGAAATAAACTTTTTTGTGAATGGGTTGGGGAATGTGTG GCGCTACTCGAATTGCTCGGTATTCCTGTGCTGAAAGCTAAAGGTGAGGCTGAAGCGCTCTGTGCTCAGTTAAACAGTGAAGGTTATGTGGATGCTTGTATTACTCCTGATAGTGATGCTTTCCTCTTTGGTGCTAAGTGTGTCATCAAAGACATCAAGCCTAATTCAAGA GAACCATTTGAATGCTACCATATGTCAGATATCGAGTCTGGCCTTGGTCTGAAACGAAAACACTTGATAGGCATTTCTCTATTGGTTGGAAATGACTATGATTCCGGCGGTGTTCTTGGGATCGGCGTGGAGAATGCACTTCGCATTGTTCGTGAGTTTTCTGAAGACGAGATTTTTGAAAG GTTGCAGGACATCGGGAAAGGGTTGAAACCTGCAGTTCTTGGTGGAACCAAACCTGTGGATGATGGTGAAGAATCCCTCTCAGAGATGAAAAAAAGATCTTCTCACTGTTCCCGTTGTGGACACCTGGGCAGCAAGAGAACTCATTTTAAGTCCTCGTGCGAGCATTGCGTTTGTGATAGTGGCTGCATTAAAAAACCATTGGGGTTTAGATGTGAATGCTCCTTATGTTCCATGGATCGAGATTTAAAGGAACAGAAGAAAACCGAGAATTGGTGGATCAAAGTCTGTGATAAGATTGCTCAAGGGCCAGAATTTCCCAACAAAGGCATTATCGAACTGTTTCTATCCGATGGTTTCACAG AGGATGGCTCTTCAATGTCTTGGGGAACTCCTGATACTGAAATGCTAGTGGATTTCCTGGTTTTCAAACTGCATTGGGATCCGTCTTATGTTAGAAAAATGTTGCTTCCAATGTTGTCGACCATTTATCTAAGAGAACGGGCAAGAAACAACACAGAAAACGCTTTGTTATGTGACAAATATGAATTCCATTCAATCAAGTGCATAAAGACTAGATATGGGCATCAGTTCTTTGTGATAAGGTGGAGAAAACTCATATCTACAAGTGGTTTTACTCACGGCGACCGAGAAATTGTTATagtggaagaagaagtggtCGAAGATGAAGAGTCTGGTGATCCGTTAGATGGTTTAAATGAACCTCAGGTGCAAGATGATAATGGTGACTGCTTCTTGCTAACTGATGAATGCATAGGACTTGTTCAGTGTGCTTTCCCTGATGAAACAGAGCAGTTTCTACGTGAGAAG AAACTACGAGAGTTGACAAAGAAGAATGTTTCGGAAGAAACAGCAACACcaagagcaacaacaacaatgggtGTGCAGAGAAGCATCACTGATTTCTACCGATCAACGAAAGCAAAAGCAGCAGCTCAAAAAAGTATAGACGCAGGAGGGAGCtcaagagcttcttcttcagcgGAAAAGAAGAGACAGGCAACTTCCACTAGTAGTAGTAACCTTTCAAAGTCTGTAAGGCGTCGTCTTTTGTTTGGTTAG
- the LOC104758492 gene encoding ribosomal RNA small subunit methyltransferase, chloroplastic, with protein sequence MNVVITSTLPNCNSLSPSWIDNSSSKLPSGEISRRGSAMFLTRAKSSPDDYHSTLKSLNSRGRFPRKSLGQHYMLNSDINDQLASAADVKEGDFVLEIGPGTGSLTNVLINLGATVLAIEKDPHMVALVSKRFAASDKFTVLQEDFVKSHIRSHMLSILESRSLLDTDPTLAKVVSNLPFNISTDVVKLLLPMGDIFSKVVLLLQDEAALRLVEPALRTSEYRPINILINFYSEPEYIFRVPRENFFPQPKVDAAVVTFKLKHPRDYPDVSSTKSFFSLVNSAFNGKRKMLRKSLQHISSSPEIEKALGVAGLPVTSRPEELTLDDFVKLHNVIARE encoded by the exons ATGAATGTGGTAATAACATCAACACTCCCTAACTGCAACTCTCTCTCGCCGTCATGGATAGACAATTCCTCGTCAAAGCTTCCGTCGGGGGAAATCTCACGGCGGGGCTCGGCTATGTTCCTGACACGCGCCAAGAGCAGCCCAGATGATTACCACTCAACCCTCAAATCTCTCAATTCTCGTGGTCGCTTTCCCAGAAAATCCCTGGGCCAG CATTACATGTTGAATTCTGATATCAACGACCAGCTAGCCTCGGCGGCTGATGTAAAAGAAGGTGATTTCGTGTTAGAGATTGGTCCTGGGACTGGATCTTTAACCAATGTCCTTATCAATTTAGGTGCTACAGTTCTTGCCATCGAGAAG GATCCTCATATGGTGGCTTTGGTCAGCAAACGATTTGCAGCTTCTGACAAGTTCACG GTTTTGCAAGAGGATTTCGTCAAGTCCCACATCCGCTCTCACATGCTCTCCATTTTAGAGAGTAGAAGCTTGTTAGATACAGATCCTACTCTTGCAAAG GTTGTTTCCAACTTACCTTTCAATATAAGTACTGATGTCGTCAAGCTTCTACTTCCTATGGGTGATATCTTCTCCAAAGTTGTTCTCTTACTCCAG GACGAGGCAGCTTTGCGATTGGTAGAACCAGCATTGCGAACATCTGAATACCGACCCATCAACATTTTGATCAACTTCTATTCAG aACCGGAATACATTTTCAGGGTTCCTAGGGAGAACTTTTTCCCTCAGCCCAAG GTTGACGCTGCTGTTGTAACATTCAAGCTGAAGCATCCGAGGGACTATCCTGATGTTTCCTCCACCAaaagtttcttctctttg GTGAATTCTGCATTCAatgggaaaagaaaaatgttgagaaaGTCCCTCCAGCATATATCGTCATCTCCCGAGATCGAAAAAGCTCTTGGAGTTGCTGGTCTTCCAGTCACT TCAAGGCCTGAAGAGCTTACCTTGGATGACTTTGTCAAGTTGCATAATGTAATCGCCAGGGAATAA
- the LOC104758501 gene encoding uncharacterized protein LOC104758501: MAASIEQVAELISSLEQATLMAQQIGTTSEQNQLLQISSSLHLAHQRLSVFLADKSLSSVEPMQLGEEENELAAEEERDSAVEKVGEKMRECFIRNKRVKRPLSPSSAVVETSATEERSARDYGFDFDPHATKLRALDLIYQFHG, encoded by the coding sequence ATGGCGGCAAGTATAGAGCAAGTAGCTGAGCTAATATCGTCGCTGGAGCAAGCGACTCTAATGGCACAGCAAATCGGAACCACTTCTGAACAGAACCAGCTCCTCCAAATCTCCTCCTCTCTCCACCTAGCCCACCAACGCCTCTCCGTCTTCCTAGCCGATAAATCTCTCTCCTCCGTCGAGCCGATGCAACTAGGGGAAGAAGAGAATGAGCTGGCGGCGGAAGAGGAGAGGGATTCGGCGGTGGAGAAGGTTGgggagaagatgagagagtgCTTCATCAGGAACAAGAGAGTCAAGCGGCCACTGTCTCCGTCGTCGGCCGTGGTGGAGACTTCAGCTACGGAAGAGAGGAGTGCCCGTGATTATGGGTTTGATTTCGACCCACACGCCACCAAGTTGAGAGCTTTGGATCTTATCTACCAGTTTCATGGATGA